A window of the Gossypium hirsutum isolate 1008001.06 chromosome A03, Gossypium_hirsutum_v2.1, whole genome shotgun sequence genome harbors these coding sequences:
- the LOC107886218 gene encoding peptidyl-prolyl cis-trans isomerase CYP26-2, chloroplastic, whose translation MLQNLKFLQSTPQLLQPPTSAAPLPQLHSTCFPILKQFKISRRELTICSNSSLLLLLGSQALKSKAKAEESSPSDNQQEEENVATPNPNCGNKVPTKRAFLDIAIDGEPVGRIVIGLYGDDVPVGAARFGSIVSGAAGISYRRKEFVKIMPNYVQHGGLRSYGVDAELAKRSGSNLAVENLREEWEREYEKCPGVKNSAGTVSILVRDPSKPPPKLKLVARKGKLEIDEEEIGTEPNGTEFVISIMDSPELDASALVIGQVLNGMEVVKRIGQVKTVQENTASPYFRVAKLIGDKRAVVAERGFNRPYAKVVINNCGLMD comes from the exons ATGTTACAGAATCTTAAATTCTTACAATCCACCCCACAGCTACTTCAACCTCCAACTTCAGCTGCCCCTCTCCCACAGCTCCATTCCACTTGTTTTCCCATTCTGAAACAGTTCAAAATTTCCCGACGAGAGCTTACAATTTGTAGCAACTCCTCACTGCTTCTTCTCTTAGGTTCTCAAGCCCTTAAGTCTAAGGCAAAGGCTGAAGAAAGTTCACCCAGCGACAATCAACAGGAGGAAGAGAATGTTGCTACCCCTAATCCTAACTGCGGCAACAAAGTTCCTACCAAACGAGCTTTTCTTGATATAGCAATTGATGGAGAGCCCGTTGGTCGCATTGTTATTGGACTATATGGAGATGATGTTCCGGTAGGGGCAGCCAGGTTTGGTAGTATAGTTAGTGGAGCTGCTGGAATTAGCTACAGACGAAAAGAGTTCGTTAAGATTATGCCAAACTACGTGCAACATGGTGGGTTGAGATCATATGGTGTTGATGCTGAGCTTGCCAAGAGAAGTGGAAGCAATCTGGCCGTTGAAAACTTGCGGGAGGAGTGGGAGAGAGAGTATGAAAAGTGTCCAGGAGTTAAGAACTCTGCTGGAACAGTGAGCATACTGGTAAGGGATCCCTCCAAGCCGCCTCCCAAGCTAAAGTTGGTTGCACGAAAGGGGAAGCTGGAGATTGATGAAGAGGAGATTGGAACCGAACCTAATGGCACAGAGTTTGTGATTTCTATCATGGATTCACCAGAACTGGATGCTTCAGCTCTCGTAATTGGACAAGTGTTGAATGGAATGGAGGTTGTAAAGAGAATTGGACAAGTCAAGACTGTTCAAGAGAACACTGCTTCTCCTTATTTCAG AGTGGCCAAGCTAATAGGCGATAAAAGAGCTGTTGTGGCAGAAAGAGGCTTCAATCGCCCCTACGCAAAGGTGGTAATCAACAACTGTGGCTTGATGGACTGA